In Georgenia soli, a genomic segment contains:
- a CDS encoding ABC-F family ATP-binding cassette domain-containing protein → MPATLHVTDFGASHGARRLFSDLTLTVAPGDVWGLVGANGAGKSTLLAALAGLPSRADLEGRTTLAPPHATVGYLAQEPERRPGETVLDLLRRRTGVTEAAEAMDAAAQAMSEMPDDGEAADAYAVALERWLALGGADLDERAAAAAADVGLDVPLDAPTTTLSGGQAARAGLAALLLSRYDVLLLDEPTNDLDLAGLDRLERFVAETRSPLVVVSHDREFLARTVTGIVELDLAQQQVSVYDGGYEAYLAERELARTRARDAYEEYAGRMAGLKDRIQTQKTWVEKGVRTARKKAKDPDKHIKARALARTEKQAAKVSQSERAIERLEKERVEEPRKEWELRMSIAQAPRSGSVVAVLDGAVVRRGGFLLGPVTTQVNHADRIVVTGANGSGKSTLLALLLGRLAPDEGRAALGAGVAVGEVDQARAMFTREEPVARTFGELLPEWAEADVRTLLAKFGLGGEHATRAAASLSPGERTRAALALLQARGTNLLVLDEPTNHLDLPAIVQLEQAIESFPGTVLLVTHDRRMLGHVRATRRWQLDAGRLAELAV, encoded by the coding sequence ATGCCGGCCACCCTCCACGTGACGGACTTCGGCGCGTCCCACGGGGCCCGCCGGCTGTTCTCCGACCTCACCCTCACCGTCGCCCCGGGCGACGTGTGGGGCCTCGTCGGCGCCAACGGCGCCGGAAAGTCCACCCTGCTCGCGGCGCTCGCCGGACTCCCCTCGCGGGCCGACCTCGAGGGCCGCACCACCCTGGCCCCGCCGCACGCCACGGTGGGCTACCTCGCCCAGGAGCCCGAGCGCCGCCCGGGCGAGACGGTCCTCGACCTCCTTCGGCGCCGCACCGGCGTCACCGAGGCCGCGGAGGCCATGGACGCGGCCGCCCAGGCAATGTCCGAGATGCCCGACGACGGCGAAGCGGCCGACGCCTACGCCGTCGCCCTGGAGCGGTGGCTGGCCCTGGGCGGCGCCGACCTCGACGAGCGGGCCGCGGCCGCGGCGGCCGACGTCGGCCTCGACGTCCCGCTCGACGCGCCGACCACCACCCTCTCCGGCGGCCAGGCCGCCCGCGCGGGGCTGGCCGCGCTGCTGCTGTCCCGCTACGACGTCCTGCTCCTGGACGAACCCACCAACGACCTGGACCTCGCCGGGCTGGACCGCCTGGAGCGGTTCGTCGCCGAGACGCGCTCCCCGCTCGTGGTCGTCAGCCACGACCGCGAGTTCCTCGCCCGCACCGTCACCGGCATCGTCGAGCTGGACCTGGCCCAGCAGCAGGTCTCCGTCTACGACGGCGGCTACGAGGCCTACCTCGCCGAGCGCGAGCTCGCCCGCACCCGCGCGCGGGACGCCTACGAGGAGTACGCGGGGAGGATGGCGGGCCTGAAGGACCGGATCCAGACCCAGAAGACGTGGGTCGAGAAGGGCGTCCGCACCGCCCGCAAGAAGGCCAAGGACCCGGACAAGCACATCAAGGCCCGCGCCCTCGCCCGGACCGAGAAGCAGGCCGCCAAGGTCAGTCAGTCCGAGCGCGCCATCGAGCGCCTGGAGAAGGAGCGTGTCGAGGAGCCGCGCAAGGAGTGGGAGCTGCGCATGTCGATCGCGCAGGCCCCCCGCAGCGGGAGCGTCGTGGCGGTGCTCGACGGCGCCGTCGTCCGGCGGGGCGGGTTCCTCCTCGGGCCGGTGACCACCCAGGTCAACCACGCCGACAGGATCGTCGTCACGGGCGCCAACGGCTCGGGCAAGTCCACGCTCCTCGCGCTCCTGCTCGGCCGCCTCGCCCCCGACGAGGGGAGGGCCGCACTGGGGGCCGGGGTCGCCGTCGGCGAGGTGGACCAGGCCCGCGCCATGTTCACGCGGGAGGAGCCGGTGGCCCGGACGTTCGGCGAGCTGCTGCCGGAGTGGGCGGAGGCGGACGTGCGCACGCTGCTGGCCAAGTTCGGGCTCGGCGGCGAGCACGCCACCCGCGCGGCTGCGTCCCTCTCCCCCGGCGAGCGCACCCGCGCCGCCCTCGCCCTGCTGCAGGCGCGCGGCACCAATTTGCTGGTGCTCGACGAGCCGACGAACCACCTCGACCTGCCCGCGATCGTCCAGCTCGAGCAGGCGATCGAGTCCTTCCCGGGCACCGTCCTGCTCGTCACGCACGACCGGCGGATGCTCGGCCACGTGCGGGCGACCCGCCGGTGGCAGCTCGACGCGGGCCGGCTCGCCGAGCTGGCGGTGTGA
- a CDS encoding MerR family transcriptional regulator, whose product MEWSIHEVTRATGTTSRALRHYGQIGLLEPSRTGHAGLRYYDEDALVRLQRILLLRELGLSLTAIADVLDGGQDVTDALRTHLALLEQERERVDRQIASVRRTIEKREGGEQLVAEEMFDGFDHTQYKDEVEQRWGRDAYAAGDRWWRSLGADEKKSWQERAAQLGTDWVAAAERHVAPDSEEAQALAQRHFDWLRGIPGTPGGATGPTREYFVGLAEMYVADPRFAENYGGADGAAFVRDAMTVYADRHL is encoded by the coding sequence GTGGAGTGGTCGATCCACGAGGTGACCAGGGCGACCGGCACCACGAGCCGCGCGCTGCGCCACTACGGGCAGATCGGGCTGCTCGAGCCGTCCCGCACGGGCCACGCCGGCCTGCGGTACTACGACGAGGACGCGCTCGTGCGTCTGCAGCGGATCCTGCTGCTGCGCGAGCTCGGCCTGTCGCTGACCGCGATCGCCGACGTGCTCGACGGCGGGCAGGACGTCACCGACGCGCTGCGCACCCACCTCGCACTCCTCGAGCAGGAGCGCGAGCGGGTGGACCGGCAGATCGCCTCGGTACGTCGCACGATCGAGAAGCGGGAAGGAGGTGAACAGCTCGTGGCAGAGGAGATGTTCGACGGTTTCGACCACACGCAGTACAAGGACGAGGTCGAGCAGCGCTGGGGCAGGGACGCCTACGCCGCCGGTGACCGGTGGTGGCGCAGCCTGGGCGCGGACGAGAAGAAGTCCTGGCAGGAGCGGGCGGCGCAGCTCGGCACCGACTGGGTCGCGGCGGCCGAGCGGCACGTCGCCCCGGACAGCGAGGAGGCGCAGGCTCTCGCGCAGCGGCACTTCGACTGGCTCCGAGGCATCCCGGGCACGCCCGGAGGCGCGACGGGCCCGACGAGGGAGTACTTCGTCGGCCTGGCGGAGATGTACGTCGCCGATCCCCGGTTCGCGGAGAACTACGGCGGGGCGGACGGTGCCGCGTTCGTCCGCGACGCGATGACGGTCTACGCCGACCGTCACCTGTGA
- a CDS encoding MaoC/PaaZ C-terminal domain-containing protein, whose product MAELRKGPRFVRTSGTSGPAAGPPSGYREQVLREMPSLGRLYAKALGRMRQLVLARPVAGELPAVVLRVDGVRPDVAALSEYQHLIGEPGTDVLPAGYVHVMAFPLAMAVMVREDFPLQVLGLVHVSNRVEVHRRLGLDDVVTVRAWAQDAREHARGATVDLVVEVADERGLAWRGVSTYLAKGRPPQGLTLAPALERGGRPAPPEVPTAVWRLGPDVAARYAEVSGDRNPIHVSRLGARLFGFPRPIAHGMYTAARALASTPPALRRGPFTWSVDFAKPVLLPATVAFGTEPAGTGALDDGATAGSAPADGPAAGGATADGGVRFALWGRRSGSVHLTGEVLPG is encoded by the coding sequence ATGGCGGAGCTGCGCAAGGGGCCGAGGTTCGTCCGCACGTCGGGCACCTCGGGCCCGGCGGCCGGTCCGCCGTCGGGCTACCGGGAGCAGGTGCTCCGGGAGATGCCGTCGCTCGGGCGTCTCTACGCCAAGGCGCTGGGGCGTATGCGCCAGCTGGTGCTCGCCCGGCCCGTGGCCGGCGAGCTGCCCGCGGTCGTGCTGCGGGTCGACGGCGTGCGGCCCGACGTCGCGGCGCTGTCCGAGTACCAGCACCTGATCGGCGAGCCGGGCACCGACGTCCTCCCCGCCGGGTACGTGCACGTGATGGCGTTCCCGCTGGCGATGGCCGTCATGGTGCGCGAGGACTTCCCCCTGCAGGTGCTGGGCCTGGTCCACGTGTCGAACCGCGTGGAGGTCCACCGCCGGCTCGGGTTGGACGACGTCGTCACCGTGCGGGCGTGGGCGCAGGACGCCCGCGAGCACGCGCGCGGCGCCACGGTGGACCTGGTGGTCGAGGTGGCCGACGAGCGCGGACTCGCCTGGCGCGGGGTCTCCACCTATCTCGCCAAGGGCCGCCCCCCGCAGGGCCTGACGCTGGCCCCGGCCCTCGAGCGGGGCGGACGGCCGGCACCTCCGGAGGTCCCGACGGCGGTGTGGCGCCTCGGTCCCGACGTCGCGGCGCGCTACGCGGAGGTCTCCGGGGACCGCAACCCCATCCACGTCTCGCGCCTGGGCGCCCGACTGTTCGGCTTCCCCCGGCCCATCGCCCACGGGATGTACACGGCAGCGCGCGCCCTGGCCTCGACGCCGCCGGCGCTGCGCCGCGGACCGTTCACGTGGTCGGTGGACTTTGCCAAGCCGGTGCTCCTGCCGGCGACAGTCGCGTTCGGGACGGAGCCGGCCGGCACCGGTGCGCTCGACGACGGCGCGACCGCCGGTAGTGCGCCCGCCGACGGTCCGGCCGCAGGCGGTGCGACCGCCGACGGCGGGGTGCGGTTCGCGCTGTGGGGTAGGCGTTCCGGGTCCGTGCACCTGACCGGCGAGGTTCTCCCCGGCTGA
- a CDS encoding 3-oxoacyl-ACP reductase, with amino-acid sequence MSDTYLELVNSGVTASLAKKLGLPRPARLRRTDPSSVDRPLTPGPVLVLSDARATTEADTLAQGLLDWDLDVRRDSRLSDHERWGAVVVVLTGLEHPRDLAAPALELGSVLRGLAPGGRVVTLSRTSPAVVADPSGTDGSGDGAAPAVAAARHGVDGFLRSVAKELRAGATANGLVLADGVAVDAPSVRGGLRFLLSARSAFVDGQLLQVGTDGGTEPADWARPLAGTVAVVTGAARGIGAAVARVLARDGAHVIGVDVPAAGDSLSAVMNEVAGVALQLDITAEDAAERILAVARSRYGHLDVVVHNAGILRDKLLANMTPDRFEDLLAVNITAPLRMNETFARPGVLGGGAGAPRIISLASTSGIAGNRGQTNYGAAKAGIIGMTRALAGPVGRAGGTVNAVAPGFIETDMTARIPPLPRQIARWGSSLQQGGRPVDVAEAIAFLASPQAGGINGQTLRVCGQMLVGQ; translated from the coding sequence GTGAGCGACACCTACCTCGAGCTGGTGAACTCCGGCGTCACCGCCTCCCTCGCGAAGAAGCTCGGGCTGCCTCGGCCGGCGCGGCTGCGGCGCACGGACCCGTCCTCGGTGGACAGGCCGCTCACGCCCGGTCCGGTGCTCGTCCTCTCCGACGCCCGTGCCACGACCGAGGCGGACACCCTGGCCCAGGGCCTGCTCGACTGGGACCTGGACGTGCGGCGGGACAGCCGGCTGAGCGACCACGAGCGCTGGGGCGCCGTCGTGGTGGTGCTCACGGGGCTGGAGCACCCGCGTGACCTCGCCGCTCCGGCGCTCGAGCTGGGCTCGGTCCTGCGCGGCCTCGCCCCGGGCGGGCGGGTGGTGACGCTGTCGCGCACCTCCCCCGCCGTTGTCGCGGACCCCTCCGGGACCGACGGCTCCGGCGACGGCGCCGCCCCGGCCGTCGCCGCGGCGCGGCACGGCGTGGACGGCTTCCTCCGTTCGGTGGCCAAGGAGCTGCGCGCCGGGGCGACCGCCAACGGGCTCGTCCTCGCCGACGGCGTCGCCGTCGACGCCCCGTCCGTGCGCGGCGGGCTGCGCTTCCTCCTCTCGGCGCGCTCGGCGTTCGTCGACGGCCAGCTGCTGCAGGTCGGGACCGACGGCGGGACCGAGCCGGCCGACTGGGCGCGCCCGCTCGCGGGCACGGTCGCCGTCGTCACGGGCGCGGCCCGTGGCATCGGCGCGGCCGTGGCCCGGGTGCTGGCCCGCGACGGCGCCCACGTGATCGGCGTGGACGTCCCGGCCGCCGGTGACTCGCTCAGCGCGGTCATGAACGAGGTGGCCGGCGTCGCGCTCCAGCTGGACATCACCGCCGAGGACGCCGCCGAGCGGATCCTTGCGGTCGCCCGCAGCCGCTACGGGCACCTGGACGTCGTCGTGCACAACGCCGGCATCCTGCGGGACAAGCTGCTCGCCAACATGACGCCGGACAGGTTCGAGGACCTGCTGGCCGTCAACATCACCGCGCCCCTGCGGATGAACGAGACGTTCGCCCGGCCCGGGGTCCTCGGCGGCGGGGCAGGCGCGCCGCGGATCATCTCGCTGGCCTCGACGTCGGGCATCGCCGGCAACCGCGGCCAGACGAACTACGGCGCCGCGAAGGCCGGGATCATCGGGATGACGCGGGCGCTCGCCGGACCCGTGGGTCGCGCGGGCGGAACGGTGAACGCCGTCGCCCCCGGCTTCATCGAGACGGACATGACGGCGAGGATCCCGCCGCTGCCGCGCCAGATCGCCCGCTGGGGCAGCTCGCTGCAGCAGGGTGGCCGGCCCGTGGACGTCGCCGAGGCGATCGCGTTCCTCGCCTCCCCGCAGGCGGGCGGCATCAACGGTCAGACGCTGCGCGTGTGCGGCCAGATGCTGGTGGGCCAGTGA
- a CDS encoding YceI family protein, translating into MTDLDSSLSGEWVFDPAHTRVGFSARHAMVTKVRGAFNDVEGHIHVEEGDPSKSSVVVTIRAASVDTRNAQRDEHLRSADFFDVERFPEIVFRSTTVDEVEDNAYMVVGDLTIRDVTKQVAIPLESTGIHRDAEGRLRAGFEATRRVNRRDWGLEWQVALDTGGVLVSEKINLEFEISAVKVED; encoded by the coding sequence ATGACCGATCTCGACTCGTCCCTCAGCGGCGAGTGGGTCTTCGACCCGGCCCACACCCGCGTGGGCTTCTCGGCCCGCCACGCCATGGTGACGAAGGTGCGGGGCGCCTTCAACGACGTCGAGGGACACATCCACGTCGAGGAGGGCGACCCGTCGAAGTCGTCCGTCGTGGTGACCATCAGGGCGGCGAGCGTGGACACCCGCAACGCCCAGCGTGACGAGCACCTGCGCAGCGCGGACTTCTTCGACGTCGAGCGCTTCCCGGAGATCGTGTTCCGCAGCACCACGGTGGACGAGGTGGAGGACAACGCCTACATGGTCGTCGGCGACCTGACGATCCGCGACGTCACCAAGCAGGTCGCGATCCCGCTCGAGTCCACCGGCATCCACCGCGACGCGGAGGGCAGGCTCCGCGCGGGCTTCGAGGCCACCCGGCGGGTCAACCGGCGGGACTGGGGGCTGGAGTGGCAGGTGGCCCTCGACACCGGCGGCGTCCTGGTCTCCGAGAAGATCAACCTCGAGTTCGAGATCTCGGCCGTGAAGGTCGAGGACTGA
- a CDS encoding acetyl-CoA C-acetyltransferase: MTSTPSTQAPRAAIIGSNRIPFAKAGSAYAGASNQDMLTAALEGLVARFGLAGERLDEVAAGAVLKHSRDFNLARETVLGSSLDPRTPAYDVQRACGTGLEAIIGVANKIALGQASVGVGGGVDSTSDAPIVVSDRLRKALLRASRAKTLPDRLKAFASLRPRDLAPVAPDVAEPRTGLSMGEHQALTTARWGITREDQDALALASHQNLAAAYERGFFEDLLTPYRRLTRDESLRADTSPEKLAKLKPVFGKNGTTGGPAASMTAGNSTPLSDGASTVLLSSDEWAAERGLPVLAHVVDAQVAATDFVGGQEGLLMAGAYAIPALLERNGMTLEDFDLVEIHEAFASTVLATLAALEDEDFCRTRLGLDGAFGKVDRSRLNVTGSSLAAGHPFAATGGRIVGTLAKLLREQGESEVRPGQRARGLISVCAAGGQAVTMILEAA; the protein is encoded by the coding sequence GTGACCTCCACCCCCTCCACCCAGGCCCCCCGGGCCGCGATCATCGGGTCCAACCGGATCCCGTTCGCGAAGGCCGGCAGCGCCTACGCCGGCGCCTCCAACCAGGACATGCTCACCGCCGCGCTCGAGGGTCTGGTGGCCCGCTTCGGGCTGGCCGGCGAGCGGCTGGACGAGGTGGCGGCCGGCGCCGTGCTCAAGCACTCCCGGGACTTCAACCTCGCCCGCGAGACCGTCCTCGGCTCCTCGCTCGACCCGCGCACCCCCGCCTACGACGTCCAGCGCGCCTGCGGCACCGGCCTCGAGGCGATCATCGGCGTGGCGAACAAGATCGCGCTGGGGCAGGCGAGCGTCGGCGTCGGCGGCGGCGTGGACTCCACGTCCGACGCCCCGATCGTCGTCTCCGACCGGCTGCGCAAGGCGCTGCTGAGGGCGAGTCGCGCAAAGACGCTGCCGGACCGACTCAAGGCCTTCGCCTCCCTGCGTCCGCGCGACCTGGCCCCGGTCGCCCCCGACGTCGCCGAGCCGCGCACCGGGCTGAGCATGGGCGAGCACCAGGCCCTGACGACGGCGCGGTGGGGCATCACCCGGGAGGACCAGGACGCCCTGGCGCTCGCCTCCCACCAGAACCTCGCCGCGGCGTACGAGCGCGGGTTCTTCGAGGACCTCCTGACGCCGTACCGGCGCCTGACGCGCGACGAGTCCCTGCGCGCCGACACCTCGCCGGAGAAGCTCGCCAAGCTCAAGCCGGTGTTCGGGAAGAACGGCACCACCGGTGGCCCCGCCGCCTCGATGACGGCCGGCAACTCCACCCCGCTCTCCGACGGCGCCTCCACCGTGCTCCTCTCCTCCGACGAGTGGGCGGCCGAGCGGGGCCTGCCCGTGCTCGCGCACGTCGTCGACGCCCAGGTGGCGGCCACCGACTTCGTCGGCGGGCAGGAGGGCCTGCTCATGGCGGGCGCCTACGCCATCCCGGCGCTCCTGGAGCGCAACGGCATGACGCTCGAGGACTTCGACCTGGTCGAGATCCACGAGGCGTTCGCCTCCACCGTGCTCGCCACGCTCGCCGCGCTCGAGGACGAGGACTTCTGCCGCACCCGGCTCGGGCTGGACGGCGCGTTCGGCAAGGTCGACCGGTCGCGGCTGAACGTCACCGGCTCGTCCCTGGCCGCGGGCCACCCGTTCGCGGCGACCGGCGGCCGGATCGTCGGCACCCTCGCCAAGCTCCTGCGCGAGCAGGGCGAGTCCGAGGTGCGGCCCGGGCAGCGCGCCCGCGGGCTCATCTCGGTCTGCGCGGCCGGCGGCCAGGCGGTCACGATGATCCTGGAGGCGGCGTGA
- the ald gene encoding alanine dehydrogenase, translating into MRISVPREVKNTELRVAITPSGVDQLVRAGHELYVETGAGTGSSIADDDYAAAGATVLPGPDETWAAGDLVLKVKEPVAEEYHRMQEGQTLFTFLHLAADRRLTEELLARKVTAVAYETVELDDGSLPLLAPMSEVAGRLAPMVGSHTLLSSEGGRGVLLGGVSGVYAAKVVVIGAGVAGMNAAAIALGMQAEVLLLDKDLGKLRHADAIYQGHCQTVASNAYEIDRAIADADLVIGAVLVRGARAPKLVSDEQVARMRPGSVVVDIAIDQGGCFEGARPTTHSDPTYRVHDTVYYCVANMPGAVPHTSTYALTNVTVPYALELAGRGWREAMRADPALAKGLNTHDGALVCAPVAAAHGMAATPLDDVLDGRTVRR; encoded by the coding sequence ATGCGGATCTCCGTGCCGCGCGAGGTCAAGAACACCGAGCTGCGCGTGGCGATCACCCCGTCCGGGGTCGACCAGCTCGTCCGGGCCGGGCACGAGCTCTACGTCGAGACGGGGGCGGGCACGGGCTCCTCCATCGCCGACGACGACTACGCCGCGGCCGGTGCCACCGTGCTGCCCGGCCCCGACGAGACCTGGGCGGCCGGGGACCTGGTGCTCAAGGTCAAGGAGCCGGTGGCCGAGGAGTACCACCGGATGCAGGAGGGGCAGACCCTCTTCACGTTCCTCCACCTGGCTGCCGACCGTCGGCTCACCGAGGAGCTCCTGGCCCGGAAGGTCACGGCCGTCGCCTACGAGACGGTCGAGCTGGACGACGGCAGCCTGCCGCTGCTGGCGCCGATGAGCGAGGTCGCCGGCCGGCTGGCGCCGATGGTGGGCTCGCACACGCTGCTCAGCTCCGAGGGCGGGCGCGGCGTGCTGCTGGGCGGGGTCTCAGGGGTGTACGCGGCGAAGGTCGTGGTCATCGGCGCCGGTGTGGCCGGGATGAACGCCGCCGCGATCGCGCTCGGGATGCAGGCGGAGGTGCTGCTCCTGGACAAGGACCTCGGCAAGCTGCGCCACGCCGACGCGATCTACCAGGGCCACTGCCAGACCGTCGCCTCCAACGCGTACGAGATCGACCGGGCGATCGCCGACGCGGACCTCGTCATCGGGGCGGTCCTCGTGCGCGGGGCGCGGGCACCGAAGCTCGTCAGCGACGAGCAGGTCGCCCGGATGAGGCCCGGCTCCGTCGTCGTCGACATCGCCATCGACCAGGGCGGCTGCTTCGAGGGTGCCCGGCCCACCACCCACAGCGACCCCACGTACCGGGTGCACGACACCGTCTACTACTGCGTGGCGAACATGCCCGGCGCGGTGCCGCACACCTCGACCTACGCCCTGACGAACGTGACGGTGCCGTACGCGCTCGAGCTGGCGGGGCGGGGGTGGCGCGAGGCGATGCGGGCCGACCCGGCGCTCGCCAAGGGGCTGAACACCCACGACGGCGCGCTCGTGTGCGCGCCGGTCGCCGCCGCGCACGGGATGGCGGCGACCCCGCTGGATGACGTGCTGGACGGTCGGACGGTCAGGCGCTGA
- the purQ gene encoding phosphoribosylformylglycinamidine synthase subunit PurQ has protein sequence MATASGARIGVVTFPGSLDDRDAARAVRLAGAEPVALWHADADLQGVDAVVLPGGFSYGDYLRCGAIARFAPVMTEVVEAARGGLPVLGICNGFQILCEAHLLPGALIRNDHQRFICRDQQLRVVNDSTAWTSDLEAGQVITIPLKNGEGGFVADDATLDRLEGEGQVVFRYEGGNPNGSLRDIAGVSNERGNVVGLMPHPEHAVEAGFGPDMGGAPRSGTDGLKLFTSVLGSLVSA, from the coding sequence ATGGCCACCGCCTCCGGTGCGCGCATCGGCGTCGTCACCTTCCCCGGCTCCCTCGACGACCGCGACGCCGCCCGCGCGGTGCGTCTCGCCGGCGCCGAGCCCGTGGCGCTCTGGCACGCCGACGCGGACCTTCAGGGCGTCGACGCCGTCGTCCTGCCCGGCGGCTTCTCCTACGGCGACTACCTGCGCTGCGGCGCCATCGCCCGGTTCGCCCCCGTCATGACCGAGGTGGTGGAGGCCGCCCGCGGCGGCCTGCCCGTCCTCGGGATCTGCAACGGCTTCCAGATCCTCTGCGAGGCGCACCTCCTCCCGGGCGCGCTCATCCGCAACGACCACCAGCGCTTCATCTGCCGCGACCAGCAGCTGCGCGTGGTCAACGACTCCACCGCGTGGACGTCCGACCTCGAGGCCGGCCAGGTCATCACCATCCCGCTGAAGAACGGTGAGGGCGGCTTCGTCGCCGACGACGCCACGCTCGACCGGCTCGAGGGCGAGGGCCAGGTCGTCTTCCGCTACGAGGGCGGCAACCCCAACGGCTCCCTGCGCGACATCGCCGGCGTGAGCAACGAGCGCGGCAACGTCGTCGGCCTCATGCCGCACCCCGAGCACGCCGTCGAGGCCGGGTTCGGCCCCGACATGGGCGGCGCCCCACGCAGCGGCACCGACGGGCTGAAGCTCTTCACCTCGGTGCTGGGCTCGCTCGTCAGCGCCTGA
- a CDS encoding TetR/AcrR family transcriptional regulator: MSVTPSGQLPDLTTAPDGRATRWADHRAARRAELVRAARRAVHHRGPDLSMDDIATEIGTSKSILYRYFTDKTGLQVAVGQAVLGRMREALEEAAARAGGPRERISAMVGVYLEMVDGSPHVYAFVTRPEATAGQVRGFVAEVADLVTDAVLPALRGDDDAGADARADVGEATLVAARLWAAGVVGLVRGAVDLWLGDRAEPTAEQQPAPALAGPGRPGSPAAPGSPAAPGPPDVGGLPRETLAAHLSDWLWDGAVGVLRRARQNRGG, from the coding sequence ATGTCAGTCACGCCGTCCGGGCAGCTTCCGGACCTCACGACCGCCCCCGACGGGCGCGCCACCCGGTGGGCCGACCACCGTGCCGCCCGCCGGGCCGAGCTCGTGCGCGCCGCCCGCCGGGCGGTCCACCACCGCGGCCCCGACCTGTCGATGGACGACATCGCCACGGAGATCGGCACCTCGAAGTCGATCCTCTACCGGTACTTCACCGACAAGACCGGTCTGCAGGTGGCGGTCGGCCAGGCGGTGCTCGGCCGCATGCGCGAGGCGCTCGAGGAGGCCGCCGCCCGGGCCGGCGGACCGCGGGAGCGGATCTCCGCCATGGTCGGCGTGTACCTCGAGATGGTCGACGGCTCGCCCCACGTCTACGCCTTCGTCACCCGCCCGGAGGCCACCGCGGGGCAGGTGCGCGGCTTCGTCGCCGAGGTCGCGGACCTCGTCACCGACGCCGTCCTGCCCGCACTGCGCGGCGACGACGACGCCGGGGCGGACGCCCGCGCCGACGTCGGCGAGGCGACCCTGGTGGCGGCCCGGCTGTGGGCCGCGGGCGTCGTCGGCCTGGTGCGCGGCGCCGTCGACCTCTGGCTCGGTGACCGGGCCGAGCCGACGGCGGAGCAGCAGCCGGCGCCCGCCCTCGCCGGCCCGGGCCGGCCCGGTTCGCCGGCGGCACCGGGGTCGCCGGCAGCACCCGGCCCGCCGGACGTCGGCGGCCTGCCCCGCGAGACGCTCGCCGCCCACCTGTCCGACTGGCTCTGGGACGGCGCCGTCGGCGTCCTGCGCAGGGCCCGCCAGAACCGGGGCGGCTGA
- a CDS encoding nucleoside hydrolase, which produces MSAPGAGAGDVTPVRLLLDVDPGHDDALAILTAAGLPGVEIAGITTVGGNQTLEKVTRNALAVATVAGLEGVVVAAGCDRPLVSGAVLTDSETHGASGLDGPVLPEPTVALDPRHGVDVIVETVMAAEPGTLTLVPTGPLTNVAAAVRREPAIAGRVAEVVLMGGGYTKGNVTPAAEFNIYTDPEAAHIVFTAPWRVTMVGLDLTHQALATPEVRERFAGMGTRAGDFVVDMLDFFGPAYLAKQGFASPPVHDVCALVRAVVPDIVRVRPGHVDVELHGQHTRGMTVTDLRGREGRDLDHLVATDLDVPRFWDLVTGAVARLP; this is translated from the coding sequence GTGAGCGCGCCGGGCGCAGGCGCCGGCGACGTGACGCCGGTGCGCCTCCTCCTGGACGTCGACCCCGGGCACGACGACGCGCTCGCCATCCTCACCGCCGCCGGCCTGCCCGGCGTCGAGATCGCCGGGATCACCACGGTGGGCGGCAACCAGACCCTGGAGAAGGTCACCCGCAACGCGCTCGCCGTCGCGACCGTCGCCGGGCTGGAGGGGGTCGTGGTGGCGGCCGGCTGCGACCGGCCGCTCGTCTCCGGTGCCGTCCTGACCGACTCCGAGACCCACGGCGCGAGCGGGCTCGACGGCCCGGTGCTGCCCGAGCCCACGGTGGCGCTGGACCCGCGCCACGGCGTCGACGTCATCGTCGAGACGGTCATGGCCGCCGAGCCCGGCACCCTGACCCTCGTGCCCACCGGGCCGCTGACCAACGTCGCCGCCGCCGTCCGCCGGGAGCCGGCGATCGCCGGGCGCGTCGCCGAGGTGGTCCTCATGGGCGGTGGCTACACCAAGGGCAACGTCACCCCGGCCGCCGAGTTCAACATCTACACCGACCCCGAGGCCGCCCACATCGTCTTCACGGCGCCGTGGCGCGTGACGATGGTCGGCCTCGACCTCACCCACCAGGCGCTGGCCACCCCGGAGGTGCGCGAGCGGTTCGCCGGGATGGGCACCCGGGCCGGCGACTTCGTCGTCGACATGCTGGACTTCTTCGGGCCCGCCTACCTGGCCAAGCAGGGGTTCGCCTCCCCGCCCGTGCACGACGTCTGCGCGCTCGTCCGTGCCGTCGTCCCCGACATCGTCCGGGTGCGCCCCGGGCATGTGGACGTCGAGCTGCACGGTCAGCACACGCGCGGCATGACGGTCACGGACCTGCGCGGCCGGGAGGGGCGTGATCTCGACCACCTCGTCGCCACCGACCTCGACGTCCCGCGGTTCTGGGACCTCGTCACCGGCGCCGTCGCCCGCCTGCCCTGA
- a CDS encoding phosphoribosylformylglycinamidine synthase subunit PurS encodes MGRIVVEVMPKPEILDPQGKAVAGALPRLGLDQFTGVRQGKRFELSVEGEVTDELLAAARQAAETALSNPIIEDVVGVYDADGAR; translated from the coding sequence ATGGGACGCATCGTCGTCGAGGTCATGCCGAAGCCCGAGATCCTCGACCCCCAGGGCAAGGCCGTCGCCGGGGCGCTGCCCCGCCTGGGACTCGACCAGTTCACCGGGGTGCGACAGGGCAAGCGCTTCGAGCTGAGCGTCGAGGGCGAGGTCACCGACGAGCTGCTCGCCGCCGCCCGCCAGGCCGCCGAGACCGCCCTGTCGAACCCGATCATCGAGGACGTCGTCGGCGTGTACGACGCGGACGGGGCCCGCTGA